From Quercus lobata isolate SW786 chromosome 1, ValleyOak3.0 Primary Assembly, whole genome shotgun sequence, one genomic window encodes:
- the LOC115991599 gene encoding riboflavin biosynthesis protein PYRR, chloroplastic gives MGLMAFTLGTCCSTYRPPYMICKATINNNSHALEAAYIRRAAELADKSAGFTSPHPNFGCVIATSSGHVAGEGYLYAQGTKPAELQAIESAGAWSRRATAYVNLEPGDCHGDHTAVSALVQAGISRVVVGMRHPLQHLRGNAVRALRSQGVQVDVLGEDLKSKIIEEARKTCLLVNAPIICRSALRVPFSVLKFAMTLDGKIACSSGHASWISGKKSRSRVFELRGRSDAIIVGGNTVRRDNPRLTARHGGGHMPVRIVMSQTLDLPEEANLWDLSEVSTIVVTQRGARRSFQKLLASKGVEIVEFDILNPREVMEYLHDRGCLSVFWECGGTLSASAISSGVIHKVFAIVAPKIIGGKNAPSPVGELGMVEMTQALDLIDVCYEQVGPDMFVSGFLQPLPDVTPVIPSVDETFAIDPTVTPHESSIIFFYKTWDPYGCFSNFSHHPIQMPDEKGDYATWLSVEHYYQAQKFVGVDDPVAWECVENIKSAKSPEEAARIGRSIQRQQPDLVRSDWDSVKIDVMYRALKCKFSIYPHLNSMLLSTAGSVLVEASPHDLFWGGGRDGEGLNYLGRLLMQLRSEFLGESSCMAI, from the exons ATGGGCCTTATGGCATTTACTTTAGGAACATGTTGTTCCACTTACAGGCCACCATATATGATCTGCAAGGCCACTATCAACAACAATAGCCACGCGCTCGAGGCCGCGTACATCCGACGCGCCGCTGAGCTTGCCGACAAGTCCGCCGGCTTCACCTCCCCTCACCCCAACTTCGGTTGCGTCATCGCCACCTCCTCTGGCCATGTAGCCGGCGAGGGCTACCTTTACGCTCAGGGCACCAAGCCGGCCGAGCTCCAGGCCATTGAGTCGGCCGGTGCGTGGAGTCGACGCGCCACCGCCTATGTCAACTTGGAGCCCGGTGACTGCCACGGCGACCACACTGCTGTCTCCGCTCTCGTCCag GCAGGGATATCAAGAGTTGTGGTTGGCATGAGGCACCCTTTGCAGCATCTCCGAGGCAATGCGGTACGTGCATTGAGAAGTCAAGGAGTTCAAGTTGATGTTCTTGGAGAGGATCTAAAGAGCAAAATTATTGAG GAAGCTCGAAAAACATGCCTCCTAGTCAATGCTCCTATTATATGTAGATCTGCTTTGCGAGTTCCCTTCTCCGTTCTCAAGTTTGCAATGACTCTTGATG GAAAAATTGCTTGTAGTAGTGGACATGCATCCTGGATAAGCGGTAAAAAGTCTCGGAGTCGAGTTTTTGAGTTGAGGGGTAGAAGTGATGCCATTATCGTAGGAGGAAATACTGTACGCAGGGACA ATCCACGACTAACAGCAAGACATGGGGGTGGGCATATGCCTGTGCGCATTGTAATGAGTCAGACTCTTGATCTTCCTGAGGAAGCAAACCTTTGGGACTTGTCTGAGGTATCTACTATAGTTGTAACACAAAGGGGTGCTAGGAGGAGCTTTCAGAAACTGCTTGCTTCTAAAGGAGTAGAAATTGTGGAGTTTGACATTTTAAACCCTAGAGAGGTTATGGAATATTTGCATGATCGTGGGTGTCTTTCAGTTTTTTGGGAATGTGGAGGGACACTTTCTGCATCTGCTATTTCATCTGGAGTAATACAcaag gTATTTGCAATTGTTGCTCCTAAAATTATTGGTGGGAAGAATGCTCCATCTCCTGTGGGTGAACTTGGGATGGTTGAAATGACACAAGCTTTAGATTTGATTGATGTTTGCTATGAGCAG GTTGGACCTGACATGTTTGTTAGTGGATTTCTTCAGCCCTTACCAGATGTCACACCTGTTATCCCATCAGTGGATGAGACCTTTGCAATTGATCCTACTGTCACTCCACATGAATCAAGCATCATTTTCTTCTATAAAACATGGGATCCTTATggttgtttttcaaatttttctcaTCATCCAATTCAAATGCCTGACGAGAAGGGTGATTATGCCACTTGGTTGAGTGTAGAGCATTACTACCAG GCACAAAAGTTTGTTGGGGTGGATGATCCTGTGGCATGGGAATGTGTTGAAAATATCAAATCCGCAAAAAGTCCAGAGGAAGCAGCACGAATAGGAAGGTCAATACAGAGACAGCAACCTGATCTG GTAAGATCAGATTGGGACAGTGTAAAGATTGACGTTATGTACAGAGCATTGAAATGCAAATTCTCGATTTACCCTCATTTGAATTCTATGTTGCTCTCAACTGCTGGTTCTGTTCTAGTAGAAGCTTCACCACATGATCTTTTTTGGGGCGGTGGGCGAGATGGAGAGGGCCTAAATTATCTAGGCCGGCTGTTGATGCAGTTGAGATCAGAGTTTCTTGGTGAGTCCTCTTGCATGGCTATATGA